From Kiloniellales bacterium, a single genomic window includes:
- a CDS encoding prepilin peptidase has product MDENATIIAAIAFACYAGILLWIAVSDLRSYRIPNLANAALLLLFVPTGLLLPVEVDWLAHGGAALVVLVVTFVPFSLGWLGAGDVKMFTSLAFWSGFSLLVEMLFLVSLAGGTLAGLLIVLRHVAARFRPAAEGPGETDRPRVLDKGAKMPYGAAISAGALVFGLFLPQFRLLFG; this is encoded by the coding sequence ATGGACGAGAATGCGACGATCATCGCGGCGATCGCATTCGCCTGCTACGCCGGGATCCTGCTGTGGATCGCGGTCAGCGACCTGCGCAGCTACCGGATCCCCAACTTGGCCAACGCGGCGCTCTTGCTGCTCTTCGTCCCGACCGGGCTGCTGCTGCCCGTCGAGGTGGACTGGCTGGCCCACGGCGGGGCGGCGCTCGTGGTGCTGGTCGTGACCTTCGTGCCCTTCTCGCTCGGCTGGCTCGGGGCCGGCGACGTCAAGATGTTCACCAGCCTGGCGTTCTGGTCGGGGTTCTCGCTGCTGGTCGAGATGCTGTTCCTGGTCTCCCTGGCCGGCGGGACCCTGGCGGGACTCCTGATCGTGCTCCGCCACGTCGCCGCCCGGTTTCGCCCCGCCGCCGAAGGGCCGGGAGAGACGGACCGGCCGCGCGTGCTGGACAAGGGCGCGAAGATGCCCTACGGCGCGGCGATCTCGGCCGGCGCGCTCGTCTTCGGCCTCTTCCTGCCCCAGTTCAGGCTGCTTTTCGGCTGA
- a CDS encoding BTAD domain-containing putative transcriptional regulator, giving the protein MKPRLRLCLFGGFQLEDAQGRSVGLPLRKAQALIAYLAVVKGQSASRDQLVGLLWAGSDPQRARQSLRQTLATLTKALGADAGQVLSIDGQDISLVPGAIAVDVVEVEWLLAEGSAESLREAKALFRGDFLAGLTIDAPEFEDWMDDLRGQLRDAMVIGMEELFDLQASGDEIGAAVATGNQVIRIDPLREDMHRKLIALYVRKGMRSSALAQYRACRDILAGELGVEPDRETQALIEDMLDRKQREDRRESLQLDCLEGGGGDSAGDAPDGDTPDGGALDGDALHGAALDGAGGVLLGPAGGAVEQLRAQLLKTHYQVLTAQLRESGKSGDALAAVLRGARLERKRGSVLAAQSILEQAITAFDDLRDSLRGDAGQTVADLHLALASLAEDRGDLEAARRSLAVVDDLERDGCTIRHPARAALAWSRVHQRSGREGDALDAARRALELLGTAPDGDAWLPAERWMAQLHLSIARAEVTARALSARIESSRALGLVGDEAEAGALLAVIKASRGDLVRGRELASRAVALAKQSASSAVELAAHEAEGLVLLWSGRSEPAISSFEAALKAAVARGDLLREYLLSGLRGAALLAEGRHDLAWSALKQAIARGRDLDTQFLLPFFMAWMAETVCASGRYGDKRPVCEEALRFARESNQPWAASIAGRALARSLADAAMGELEEAERAIDWAICTQRDLGLEFDLARSMMIRARLFELRGQARRAEAAAGEAERLILRIGAGKEPAGAARAAPAPVEQPVLQ; this is encoded by the coding sequence GTGAAGCCGCGCCTGCGCCTCTGCCTGTTCGGCGGGTTTCAGCTCGAAGACGCCCAGGGGCGCTCGGTCGGCCTGCCTCTGCGCAAGGCGCAGGCCCTGATCGCCTATCTCGCCGTGGTCAAGGGGCAGTCCGCGTCGCGCGACCAGCTGGTTGGCCTGCTCTGGGCCGGCTCCGATCCGCAGCGCGCGCGGCAGAGCCTGCGGCAGACCCTGGCGACCCTGACCAAGGCGCTGGGCGCCGACGCTGGGCAGGTGCTCAGCATCGACGGCCAGGACATCAGCCTGGTCCCGGGCGCCATCGCCGTCGACGTGGTCGAGGTGGAGTGGCTCCTGGCGGAGGGGTCGGCCGAGTCCCTGCGCGAGGCCAAGGCGCTGTTCCGCGGCGACTTCCTCGCCGGGCTGACGATCGACGCCCCGGAGTTCGAGGACTGGATGGACGATCTGCGCGGCCAGCTGCGCGACGCCATGGTGATCGGCATGGAGGAGCTGTTCGATCTCCAGGCCTCGGGCGACGAGATCGGCGCCGCGGTCGCGACCGGCAACCAGGTGATCCGCATCGACCCCCTGCGCGAGGACATGCACCGCAAGCTGATCGCGCTCTACGTCCGCAAGGGCATGCGATCCTCCGCCCTGGCCCAGTACCGGGCGTGCCGCGACATCCTGGCCGGCGAGCTGGGCGTGGAGCCGGACCGCGAGACCCAGGCCCTGATCGAGGACATGCTCGACCGGAAGCAGCGCGAGGACCGGCGCGAGAGCCTGCAGCTCGACTGCCTGGAAGGCGGGGGCGGAGACTCCGCCGGGGACGCGCCGGACGGGGATACGCCGGACGGGGGCGCGCTTGACGGGGACGCGCTTCACGGGGCCGCGCTTGACGGGGCCGGCGGCGTGCTGCTCGGCCCGGCCGGCGGCGCTGTCGAGCAGCTGCGCGCCCAGCTGCTCAAGACCCACTACCAGGTCCTGACCGCGCAGCTGCGCGAGTCGGGCAAGAGCGGGGACGCCCTCGCCGCGGTTCTGCGCGGCGCCAGGCTCGAGCGCAAGCGGGGCTCGGTCCTGGCGGCCCAATCGATCCTGGAGCAGGCCATCACCGCGTTCGACGACCTGCGCGACAGCCTGCGGGGCGACGCCGGCCAGACCGTGGCCGACCTCCACCTCGCGCTGGCGTCGCTGGCCGAGGACCGGGGCGACCTGGAGGCGGCGCGCCGCTCCCTCGCCGTGGTGGACGACCTGGAACGCGACGGCTGCACGATCCGGCACCCGGCCCGCGCGGCGCTGGCCTGGTCGCGGGTCCACCAGCGCAGCGGCCGCGAAGGCGATGCGCTCGACGCGGCGCGGCGCGCGCTGGAGCTGCTCGGCACGGCGCCGGACGGCGACGCCTGGCTGCCGGCGGAGCGCTGGATGGCGCAGCTCCATCTCTCGATCGCCCGGGCCGAGGTCACGGCCCGCGCCCTGTCGGCCCGGATCGAGAGCAGCCGGGCGCTCGGCCTGGTCGGCGACGAGGCCGAGGCGGGGGCGCTGCTCGCGGTGATCAAGGCCAGCCGCGGCGACCTGGTGCGCGGCCGGGAGCTGGCGTCGCGCGCCGTCGCGCTGGCCAAGCAGTCGGCGTCCTCCGCCGTCGAGCTGGCCGCCCACGAGGCGGAGGGCCTGGTCCTGCTCTGGTCGGGGCGCTCCGAGCCGGCGATCTCGAGCTTCGAGGCGGCGCTCAAGGCGGCCGTGGCCCGCGGCGACCTCCTGCGGGAATACCTGCTCTCGGGCCTGCGCGGCGCCGCCCTCTTGGCGGAGGGCCGCCACGACCTCGCCTGGTCCGCCCTGAAGCAGGCCATCGCCCGGGGACGGGACCTCGACACCCAGTTCCTCCTGCCCTTCTTCATGGCCTGGATGGCCGAGACGGTCTGCGCGTCGGGCCGCTACGGCGACAAGCGTCCGGTCTGCGAGGAGGCCCTGCGTTTCGCGCGCGAGAGCAACCAGCCCTGGGCGGCCTCCATTGCCGGCCGGGCACTGGCCCGATCCCTCGCCGACGCCGCGATGGGCGAGCTGGAGGAGGCGGAGCGGGCGATCGACTGGGCGATCTGCACCCAGCGCGACCTGGGGCTCGAGTTCGATCTCGCCCGCTCGATGATGATCCGCGCCCGCCTGTTCGAGCTGCGCGGCCAGGCGCGGCGCGCCGAGGCCGCCGCCGGCGAGGCCGAGCGCCTGATCCTCCGGATCGGCGCCGGCAAGGAACCGGCCGGCGCGGCCCGCGCGGCCCCGGCCCCCGTTGAGCAGCCGGTGCTGCAATAG
- a CDS encoding ATP-binding protein, which translates to MGQNVMRRVLVLEPQKTVVDDYRFTLCGAAAVSAAAAENQPNFDLHFTGDREAAVRRTCRAVAEDRRFSVAFVDPGEGDHESRLKFLARLRAADPALPIVVVSAGWHPDPLEASRRVPPAGRLYFLQKPFHGREVAQLALALSETDDAPAAAGAEGPGAAASAPFLATSLAGVLVFDPLDRLIAANDSMHRLFPELADRLEIGRRFEDLQRDMAERLLPTDTLFRTDAWLRERMKRHEAGGGLFEQRLRGGRWVLIGESVLENGETHCHHYDITALKQRQASEAAANRFAQVSQCLGGLFDRLETERQVRQPAPPDPGGVVPIGLARAWRAGGGLPAEPAEPEPADSALLAKVKAAAGRQHLEPERCDLNQLIGAQVERFSDALPQGVAIEAVEGAGLWPVLVDPGKLAAALRELVWNACEAMEQGGRITLRTANRRLDRRFVASRCGLSAGDYVCLTVGDTGPGMTPAVAERAFNPFFTAKGAAFSGLGLSVVRGFVEQSGGYMEIVGGESAGASGAVIEIYLRRLRADAPDRSAPMRAGS; encoded by the coding sequence ATGGGTCAGAACGTGATGCGCCGCGTGCTCGTGCTCGAGCCGCAGAAGACGGTGGTGGACGACTACCGCTTCACCCTGTGCGGCGCGGCGGCGGTGAGCGCCGCCGCGGCCGAGAACCAGCCGAACTTCGACCTCCACTTCACCGGGGACCGGGAGGCGGCGGTGCGCCGCACCTGCCGCGCGGTCGCCGAGGACCGGCGCTTCTCGGTCGCCTTCGTCGATCCGGGCGAGGGCGACCACGAGTCCCGCCTGAAGTTCCTCGCCCGCCTTCGCGCCGCCGACCCGGCGCTGCCGATCGTCGTGGTCAGCGCCGGCTGGCACCCCGACCCGCTCGAGGCGAGCCGCCGGGTTCCGCCGGCCGGCCGTCTCTACTTCCTGCAGAAGCCCTTCCACGGCCGGGAGGTGGCGCAGCTCGCCCTGGCCTTGAGCGAAACCGACGACGCCCCCGCGGCGGCCGGCGCCGAGGGTCCCGGCGCGGCGGCCTCGGCGCCCTTCCTCGCCACCTCGCTCGCGGGCGTCCTGGTCTTCGACCCGCTCGACCGCCTGATCGCGGCCAACGACTCCATGCACAGGCTCTTCCCGGAGCTGGCGGACCGCCTCGAGATCGGCCGCCGCTTCGAGGACCTGCAGCGGGACATGGCCGAACGGCTGCTGCCGACGGACACGCTCTTCCGCACCGATGCCTGGCTGCGCGAGCGCATGAAGCGCCACGAAGCCGGCGGCGGCCTGTTCGAGCAGCGGCTGCGCGGCGGCCGCTGGGTCCTGATCGGCGAGAGCGTGCTGGAGAACGGCGAGACCCACTGCCACCACTACGACATCACGGCCCTGAAGCAGCGCCAGGCCAGCGAGGCGGCGGCGAACCGCTTCGCCCAGGTGAGCCAGTGCCTCGGCGGCTTGTTCGACCGTCTCGAGACCGAGCGGCAGGTCCGGCAGCCGGCGCCGCCCGACCCCGGCGGCGTGGTTCCGATCGGACTTGCCCGGGCCTGGCGGGCTGGCGGCGGCCTGCCTGCGGAGCCGGCGGAGCCGGAGCCTGCGGACAGCGCGCTGCTCGCCAAGGTGAAGGCGGCGGCCGGCCGCCAGCACCTGGAGCCGGAGCGCTGCGACCTCAACCAGCTGATCGGCGCGCAGGTCGAGCGCTTCTCGGACGCGCTGCCCCAAGGGGTCGCGATCGAAGCGGTCGAGGGCGCCGGGCTCTGGCCGGTCCTGGTGGACCCCGGGAAGCTGGCCGCCGCGCTCAGGGAACTGGTCTGGAATGCCTGCGAGGCGATGGAGCAGGGCGGCCGAATCACCCTGAGAACCGCCAACCGCCGACTCGACCGGCGCTTCGTCGCGTCGCGCTGCGGCCTCTCCGCCGGCGACTACGTCTGCCTCACGGTCGGCGATACCGGACCGGGCATGACCCCGGCCGTCGCCGAACGGGCCTTCAATCCCTTCTTCACAGCCAAGGGCGCCGCCTTCTCCGGGCTCGGCCTCAGCGTCGTGCGGGGCTTCGTCGAGCAGTCCGGCGGCTACATGGAGATCGTCGGCGGCGAGTCCGCCGGCGCTTCGGGCGCGGTGATCGAGATCTACCTGCGCCGGCTGCGCGCCGACGCCCCGGACCGCTCCGCGCCGATGAGGGCCGGCTCGTGA
- a CDS encoding glycosyltransferase family 2 protein: MITQAQIDEAFSPEPGESGALEIAVIVPCYNEEATVAKVVRDFQENLPGARIYVYDNASSDRTAALALEAGATVRFEGLRGKGNVVRRSFADIDADIYVLVDGDDTYDAKAAPSLVSRLLEGPYDMVTGTRVAEEKAAYRHGHRFGNAMLSKIVTTIFGDRIDDLLSGYRVLSRRFVKSFPALSAGFEIETELTVHALDLRMPMSQIETRYFSRPEGSSSKLKTYTDGFRILFMILILVKEERPFQFFGAIFAGLALTSLGLSVPLLFEFLETGLVPRFPTAILSTGMMLLAFLSLACGMILDSVTRGRREMRRMQYLGLPPTQRRS; the protein is encoded by the coding sequence ATGATTACCCAGGCACAGATCGACGAGGCCTTCTCGCCGGAACCGGGCGAATCCGGCGCCCTCGAGATCGCCGTCATCGTGCCCTGCTACAACGAGGAGGCGACCGTCGCGAAGGTCGTCCGGGACTTCCAGGAAAATCTCCCCGGGGCGCGGATCTACGTCTACGACAACGCGTCGAGCGACCGCACGGCGGCGCTGGCCCTCGAGGCCGGCGCGACCGTCCGCTTCGAAGGCCTGCGCGGCAAGGGCAACGTCGTGCGGCGCAGCTTCGCCGACATCGACGCGGACATCTACGTGCTGGTCGACGGCGACGACACCTACGACGCCAAGGCCGCGCCGAGCCTGGTGAGCCGCCTGCTCGAGGGACCCTACGACATGGTGACGGGGACCCGCGTCGCCGAGGAGAAGGCGGCCTACCGCCACGGGCACCGCTTCGGCAACGCCATGCTCAGCAAGATCGTCACCACGATCTTCGGCGACCGGATCGACGACCTGCTGTCCGGCTACCGGGTCTTGTCGCGCCGCTTCGTGAAGTCTTTTCCCGCGCTCTCCGCCGGCTTCGAGATCGAGACCGAGCTGACCGTGCACGCCCTCGATCTGCGCATGCCCATGTCCCAGATCGAGACCCGCTACTTCAGCCGGCCCGAGGGCTCGTCGAGCAAGCTGAAGACCTATACCGACGGCTTCCGCATCCTCTTCATGATCCTCATCCTGGTGAAGGAGGAGCGCCCGTTCCAGTTCTTCGGCGCGATCTTCGCCGGCCTGGCGCTGACCTCGCTGGGACTCTCCGTGCCGCTGCTGTTCGAATTCCTCGAGACCGGCCTGGTGCCGCGGTTCCCGACCGCGATTCTCTCCACCGGCATGATGCTGCTGGCCTTCCTGTCGCTCGCCTGCGGCATGATCCTCGACAGCGTCACGCGCGGACGCCGCGAGATGCGGCGCATGCAGTACCTCGGCCTGCCGCCGACGCAACGCAGGAGCTGA
- a CDS encoding glycosyltransferase family 87 protein, whose translation MAQAAQTPSPKGPAIDLDRASVVAACLASLAITGVFSFQTFTELDGLFDASGILIGRDYVVFWSVAVLALEGQLQGLSDLSTFNQLLDQIMGVPVPTYAWLYPPTYLLWILPFGLLPYLWSFFLWLSVTLAAYLYAVRSLIGGGRWLIPVLILAPSTYMAGLLGQNGFLTAALLISGLALLDRRPILAGVLLGLLSFKPQLGLLLPVALIAAGLWRPFASAAITVAATVLLSIAAFGVDPWIAFWIDSTATQSSMVDGNTGAFVKIAVSPMLASKALGLDWGVRIALQALCSAFAVAAVIYAFRRPCSAELRIALLLAATLLASPYSYHYDLPLLTAALILAFREGLRAGFLTGERFLHGFVWFLPILVPVFNEIGVPIAPPILLAFTGFLLRRVMNQTATGPETQRPGHAYAAN comes from the coding sequence TTGGCGCAAGCGGCGCAGACACCGAGCCCCAAGGGCCCCGCCATCGATCTCGATCGCGCGTCGGTCGTGGCGGCCTGCCTGGCCAGCCTCGCCATCACGGGAGTCTTCAGCTTTCAGACCTTCACCGAGCTCGACGGCCTGTTCGACGCCTCGGGCATCCTGATCGGCCGGGACTACGTCGTGTTCTGGTCGGTGGCGGTGCTGGCTCTCGAGGGACAGCTGCAGGGCCTCTCCGATCTCAGCACTTTCAACCAGCTGCTCGACCAGATCATGGGGGTCCCCGTTCCGACCTACGCCTGGCTCTATCCGCCGACCTATCTCTTGTGGATCCTGCCGTTCGGCCTCCTGCCCTATCTCTGGTCGTTCTTCCTCTGGCTCTCCGTCACCCTGGCGGCCTACCTCTATGCCGTGCGGTCCCTGATCGGCGGCGGCCGCTGGCTGATCCCGGTGCTGATCCTCGCGCCCTCGACCTATATGGCCGGGCTGCTCGGACAGAACGGGTTCCTGACCGCGGCTCTCTTGATCAGCGGGCTGGCGCTGCTCGACCGGCGTCCGATCCTGGCCGGCGTGCTGCTCGGGCTGCTCTCGTTCAAGCCCCAGCTCGGCCTGCTGCTGCCGGTCGCGCTGATCGCGGCCGGTCTCTGGCGGCCCTTCGCCAGCGCCGCGATCACCGTGGCCGCCACCGTCCTGCTCAGCATCGCCGCCTTCGGGGTCGACCCCTGGATCGCCTTCTGGATCGACAGCACGGCAACCCAATCCAGCATGGTCGACGGGAACACGGGCGCCTTCGTCAAGATCGCCGTGTCGCCCATGCTCGCGAGCAAGGCCCTGGGTCTCGACTGGGGCGTCCGCATTGCGCTGCAGGCGCTGTGCAGCGCCTTCGCGGTGGCGGCGGTCATCTACGCCTTTCGCCGTCCCTGCAGCGCGGAGCTGAGGATCGCCCTCCTGCTGGCCGCGACCCTGCTCGCGAGCCCCTACAGCTATCACTACGACCTGCCCCTGCTGACGGCCGCGCTGATCCTGGCCTTCCGGGAAGGCCTGCGCGCGGGCTTCCTGACCGGCGAGCGTTTCCTCCACGGCTTCGTCTGGTTCCTGCCGATCCTGGTTCCCGTCTTCAACGAGATCGGCGTGCCCATCGCTCCGCCGATCCTCCTGGCCTTCACGGGCTTCCTGCTGCGGCGCGTCATGAACCAGACGGCGACCGGACCCGAGACCCAACGACCGGGTCACGCCTACGCCGCGAACTGA
- a CDS encoding glycosyltransferase family 87 protein — protein MPQGVFSPPEARTAADRPMAWVVVLGSTLFIVMVAYGLYSGIEGLYDSSGKVLGRDFIVFWAAGGLALDGQVREIFDLASFHALQKERLGLPVPVYPWLYPPHFLLYLLPLGLLPYLWAYLAWTGGTFAGYLWAGWRVLGRDPWVVPLLILAPTTYATVLLGQNGFLTAALLAGGLALLDRRPVLAGILFGLLAFKPHLGLLLPVALIAAGHWRSFASAAATVALLAAVSLVAFGIEAWQDFLTLAAANSARHLAGGDGLFMKIVISPYMASRVLGLDPALGAVLQAGATAFAGWAVWLVFRRPCGASLRIAVVLAATLLASPYGYHYDLPLVTLALLIAYFESARDGFRPGERTVYAVVWFLPILVPAANDAGLPIAPAVLLAFLGLLLARFRAGALTAGPRP, from the coding sequence ATGCCCCAAGGCGTGTTCTCGCCCCCGGAAGCCCGAACGGCGGCCGACCGCCCGATGGCCTGGGTCGTCGTGCTGGGCAGCACGCTCTTCATCGTCATGGTCGCCTACGGCCTCTATTCGGGTATCGAGGGGCTCTACGACAGCTCGGGCAAGGTGCTCGGGCGCGACTTCATCGTGTTCTGGGCGGCGGGCGGACTCGCGCTCGACGGTCAGGTCCGCGAGATCTTCGATCTGGCGAGCTTCCACGCCCTGCAGAAGGAGCGCCTGGGCCTGCCGGTCCCGGTCTATCCCTGGCTCTATCCGCCGCACTTCCTGCTCTACCTCCTGCCGCTCGGCCTCCTGCCCTACCTCTGGGCCTACTTGGCCTGGACCGGCGGGACCTTCGCCGGCTACCTCTGGGCGGGGTGGCGGGTCCTGGGCAGGGACCCCTGGGTCGTCCCGCTGCTGATCCTCGCGCCCACGACCTACGCCACGGTCCTGCTGGGGCAGAACGGTTTCCTGACCGCCGCGCTGCTGGCCGGCGGCCTCGCCCTGCTCGACCGGCGGCCGGTCCTGGCCGGAATCTTGTTCGGCCTGCTCGCCTTCAAGCCCCATCTCGGCCTGCTGCTGCCCGTGGCGCTGATCGCCGCCGGGCACTGGCGGTCCTTCGCCAGCGCCGCGGCCACGGTCGCGCTGCTCGCCGCCGTCAGCCTGGTCGCGTTCGGGATCGAGGCCTGGCAGGACTTCCTGACCCTGGCCGCCGCCAACTCGGCGCGGCACCTGGCCGGCGGCGACGGGCTGTTCATGAAGATCGTCATCTCGCCCTACATGGCGAGCCGGGTCCTCGGACTCGACCCGGCGCTCGGCGCCGTGCTGCAAGCCGGCGCGACCGCCTTCGCGGGCTGGGCGGTCTGGCTGGTGTTCCGCCGGCCCTGCGGCGCCTCCTTGCGGATCGCCGTGGTGCTCGCGGCGACCCTGCTGGCGAGCCCCTACGGCTACCACTACGACCTGCCCCTGGTGACCCTCGCCCTGCTGATCGCCTACTTCGAGAGTGCGCGCGATGGCTTCCGGCCGGGCGAGCGCACGGTCTACGCCGTCGTCTGGTTCCTGCCGATCCTGGTGCCCGCGGCGAACGACGCCGGCCTGCCGATCGCGCCGGCCGTCCTGCTCGCCTTCCTCGGCCTGCTGTTGGCGCGCTTCCGCGCCGGGGCGCTTACGGCGGGTCCACGGCCCTGA
- a CDS encoding adenylate/guanylate cyclase domain-containing protein has product MERRLAAILAADMMGYSRLMAADEAGTFARQKAQRKELIDPKIREYGGRVVKSTGDGVLVEFPSVVDALRCAVTIQLAMPDREAAVPKENRIAYRIGINLGDIIIEDDDIYGDGVNVAARLETLAEPGGICVSRTVVNHVKGKVASDFDDQGEQEVKNIPEPVHVFRVLMEPEAASELTAGTKRGSWRRRTAAAAAAAVLVIAVIGTMVWQPWAPRVEPASVAAMALPLPDKPSIAVLPFDNMSADPEQAYFADGMTDDLITGLSKLSGLFVISRNSTFTYKGKPVKVRQVAEELGVRYVLEGSVRRSGDQVRVNAQLIDAFTGYHLWAEKYDGQMTDVFGLQDEVVGSIVSALAVNLGDDDAVKHTSKDTESPEAYDAYLQGKELFRVRDPENTAKAISFFNKAVELDPEFHRAHAALATAYWRVFSRSWVERAGLSASTTDAFDTTKKFLALALKKPTAEAYETSAEILLWDSQYQAALRDINEAITLDPNEADSYITKSWILIRSGHAREAEENALLAMRLNPSYPATYLQTLGEALFHQDRFEEAADVLERVVQREPEYEYTYRYLAASYGHLGRLEEAKSAIREFEELRAGSDGGPLTVQSVGDFTPFADENYRASLQEGLRKAGVPDGAAPQLSEGDYKSLVTKSGGEFTVEGARTIDLAEAKSLQEEGALFIDVRSETGYLKGHIPGAIGLDLKTQLTKESLAEVAEKDQKIVFYCDGIYCYKSADACAKALTWGYTDVLYFAGGEPAWSKAGYPIAKK; this is encoded by the coding sequence ATGGAGCGCCGTCTCGCAGCCATTCTCGCTGCCGATATGATGGGCTACAGCCGTCTCATGGCGGCCGACGAAGCGGGCACGTTCGCCCGCCAGAAGGCTCAGCGCAAGGAGCTCATAGACCCCAAAATCCGTGAGTACGGCGGGCGCGTCGTCAAGTCCACCGGCGATGGCGTGCTGGTGGAGTTTCCCAGCGTTGTGGATGCCTTGCGCTGCGCCGTGACAATCCAGTTGGCGATGCCGGATCGCGAGGCTGCCGTGCCGAAGGAAAACCGGATTGCCTACCGGATCGGCATCAACCTCGGCGACATCATCATCGAGGACGACGACATTTACGGGGACGGCGTCAATGTCGCGGCGCGCCTGGAGACGTTGGCCGAACCGGGCGGGATTTGCGTCTCGCGCACCGTGGTCAATCACGTCAAGGGCAAGGTGGCTTCTGACTTCGATGACCAAGGCGAACAAGAGGTCAAAAACATCCCCGAGCCTGTCCATGTCTTTCGGGTGCTCATGGAGCCCGAGGCGGCCAGCGAGTTGACGGCGGGGACCAAACGCGGATCCTGGCGGCGGCGCACGGCGGCGGCCGCCGCGGCCGCAGTCCTCGTTATCGCAGTGATCGGCACCATGGTGTGGCAGCCCTGGGCGCCCAGAGTCGAGCCCGCCTCGGTGGCAGCGATGGCACTGCCGCTGCCCGACAAGCCCTCGATTGCCGTCCTACCCTTCGACAACATGAGCGCTGATCCCGAGCAGGCCTATTTCGCCGACGGCATGACGGACGACCTTATTACCGGGCTTTCCAAGCTCTCCGGTCTTTTCGTGATCTCCCGGAATTCCACCTTCACCTACAAGGGCAAGCCCGTGAAGGTCCGGCAGGTGGCGGAAGAGTTGGGTGTGCGCTACGTCTTGGAGGGCAGCGTACGCCGGTCCGGCGATCAAGTGCGCGTTAACGCCCAGCTGATCGATGCGTTCACCGGCTATCACCTCTGGGCGGAGAAGTACGATGGCCAAATGACCGACGTGTTCGGGCTTCAAGACGAAGTCGTCGGCAGCATCGTCTCCGCCTTGGCCGTAAATCTGGGCGACGACGATGCGGTGAAGCATACTTCGAAAGATACGGAGTCGCCTGAAGCCTATGACGCCTATTTGCAAGGCAAGGAACTCTTCCGCGTGCGCGACCCGGAGAATACCGCCAAGGCGATTTCCTTCTTCAATAAGGCCGTAGAGCTCGACCCCGAATTTCACCGGGCGCATGCGGCCTTGGCCACCGCCTATTGGCGGGTCTTCTCACGTTCCTGGGTGGAAAGAGCTGGGTTGTCCGCTTCAACGACGGACGCCTTCGACACCACAAAGAAATTTCTGGCCCTTGCCTTGAAGAAGCCCACCGCCGAAGCCTACGAGACATCTGCAGAAATTCTTCTGTGGGATAGCCAATACCAAGCTGCTCTCAGAGATATCAATGAAGCCATCACCCTCGACCCCAACGAGGCGGACAGCTACATCACTAAATCCTGGATCTTGATTCGTTCCGGTCATGCCAGAGAGGCAGAGGAGAATGCGCTTCTCGCAATGCGATTGAACCCTAGTTACCCTGCTACTTATCTTCAAACCCTAGGAGAAGCGCTGTTTCATCAGGACCGCTTTGAGGAGGCGGCAGATGTCTTAGAAAGGGTGGTTCAACGCGAGCCAGAGTATGAATACACCTACCGTTACCTGGCCGCCAGTTACGGCCATCTCGGCCGCTTGGAAGAGGCCAAAAGCGCAATCCGGGAGTTCGAAGAGCTTCGTGCCGGCAGCGATGGCGGGCCGTTAACAGTTCAAAGCGTGGGCGACTTTACACCTTTCGCTGATGAGAATTACCGCGCAAGCCTGCAAGAAGGATTGCGAAAGGCAGGGGTTCCCGATGGCGCGGCGCCCCAACTATCCGAAGGAGACTATAAGAGCCTGGTCACGAAAAGCGGCGGCGAATTCACCGTCGAAGGGGCCCGCACGATCGACCTCGCAGAGGCAAAATCGCTGCAAGAGGAGGGGGCGCTCTTCATCGATGTGCGCTCCGAGACCGGATACCTGAAGGGACATATCCCCGGCGCCATCGGGCTGGACCTCAAGACTCAACTGACAAAGGAAAGCCTCGCCGAAGTCGCGGAGAAAGACCAGAAGATCGTCTTCTATTGCGACGGCATCTACTGTTACAAGTCCGCCGATGCCTGCGCCAAGGCCCTAACCTGGGGCTACACGGACGTGCTCTACTTTGCCGGTGGTGAGCCGGCATGGAGTAAAGCCGGTTACCCAATCGCCAAAAAATGA